GCTTAGTGGCATTGATGTAAAGGAATTTATAGTCTGTTTGCTCTTTGACAACTGTGAATCCTATTTTGAGATGGGCGATGAATCATGTCGATTTTGGCTGAGAGGAGGACTTGCTCGACAGCGAGGGGGCTGGTTTTGATGGCGGCGATGAGTTGGGGGCGTAGGTGTTCGCCTAAGATTGCGGGAAAGCTTTCGGCGATCGCAATCTTGTAATTGGGACGATAGCGGATGCCATAGAGCATCAGTTTTTCGTGCATGGCAAGGGCGTTTGGGATATTGCTGATAGTTTTCAATTCGTCAAATTTTTCGCCTCTGGTCATTTCTAGCAGTGCTTTGGCTTCGTAGAGGTTGTTGATGACGGGTGTGGCGCTCAGACCTAAGACGCAGAGTTCAGGATTTTGGCGGGATGCTTCGGAGAGTAGGGCGTTAAGGGTTCTGCGGCGTTTGCTTTCTTTGTTGGGATTGGGATCGCGTTGTTTGACGTTTTGGATTTCATTGATGACGACAAAATCGATCTTAAAAAGGCGTATATATCATTATAATAGATATATTTACGGAAACCTCTCAATTAAAGCTTTTTCAATATAAAAATACATTTCTGAAACAAGATCATATGCTAATTGAATTTAATGTTGAAAACTATAGGTCTTTTAGAAATGAAGCGAACTTTAGTATGGTCGCAGCAAAAATCGTTTCAAAAGATAAGAAGTTAGATCAAGAAAATATAATTGCAGTCGATTCAAAACTAAGTCTACTAAAGAGCGCGGTTATTTATGGAGCAAATGCCAGTGGTAAAAGTAACCTCCATGCTGCTCTAAGTTTTATGCGTTGGTTTATACTTAGTTCATCTAAAGAGTCCCAAGAAGGTGAATCTATACGTTCTGAGCCGTTTAGATTAAGTACAGAAACAGAAAAACAACCATCCGTTTTTGAGGTAATTTTTATTCTCAATAAAAGAAAGTACAGATATGGATTTGAAGTTACTTCTCAAGAAGTTGTATCTGAGTGGTTGTTTGACACTCCAACTACGAAGGAACGAAAGCTTTTTGTGCGGGAGAATAAGCAAATTGATGTAAAAGCTCCATTTAGAGAAGGGACAGGACTTGAGATAAGAACTAGAGACAATGCTCTCTTCTTATCTGTTGTTTCCCAGTGGAATGGTAAAATCGCTAAAGAAATATTGCGTTGGTTTCAATCTTTATCGATAGTAGACCCAGATGATGATTTCCAAAATCGGAAATATACTGTCAAGTGTTTTGAAGATGGCTTATACAAAGATGAAATTGTTGAATTGATAAAAAAGTTAGATTTAGGTATCAATGATATTGAGATAGAAACACTAGAACCCGATTTATCTCAGTTTTCAAAAGGTATGCAAGAGAGACTTACAGAGATACAATTAGGCTATTTGAGAAGAACTTCAATAACAACATTTCATTGGAAATACGATCAAAGCGGCGACAAGAATTATGAACTTTTTGATCTTGATACCCATGAATCAGAAGGAACTAAAAGATTATTTGCATTAGCAGGACTATTAATAGACACCTTAAAAAAAGGTAGGATTTTATTTTTTGATGAATTTGATTCTAGTATTCATCCTCTAATTACTTGTGCGATCATTGACCTTTTTAACTCCAGTGAGACTAATCCAAACAATGCTCAAATAGTTTTTATTACACATGATACTAACCTTTTAAGCCATAAAATGTTTAGAAGAGATCAAATCTGGTTCGCTGAGAAGGACGAAAAAGGATCTACTCATCTTTATTCCCTAGCTGAATATAAAATACCTATTGAAGAAGACTCAAAAAAAGAAACTTTCAAGAAAGTAAGAAATGATGCTTCATTTGAAGATAATTACATTCATGGTAAATATGGTGCTATTCCATTTATCGGTAACTTGCAAAGTTTATTAGGTAATTCAAATGGCTAAACGATCGCGTACTGAGGCAAGAGTTCAGAGTTACTCAGAGAGAACAGTTGATACACGGGGTATTTTGCCTTCATTTCTGATTATTTGTGAAGGTAAAAAGACTGAGCCTAACTACTTTAAAGCTTTTCGCATTCCAGATTTATCTGTGGAACAATTGGATGTGATTGGATTAGGCGATAATACATTGAGCCTAGTAGAGAGAGCCAAAGAAAGAAAAGAGCAGAGTAATTATAATTATGTGTGGTGTGTTTTTGATCGAGACTCATTTCCATCAGGACAGTTTAATGCCTCCATAACTTCTGCTTACAACAACGACATACATGTAGCATACTCAAATGAAGCATTTGAATTATGGTACTTACTACACTTTCATTTTTATAACACTGGGATATCGCGACAAGATTATAAATCAAAGCTAACCAAGTTACTTAAACATAGATATGAGAAAAATAGTACAACAATTTATGAGGAGCTTAAAGAAAACCAGCATAGCGCTATTAAAAATGCCAATACTTTGCTCGTCCAATACGATCCCAATAGACCCGAAAAAGATAATCCTTCGACAACTGTACATCTTTTAGTTCAATGTCTAAATGCTTTAGTAGAATGTATCCAAAAAGGAAGAAAATCTGGGGATATTGAACTTCTTCGTGAATGTTTGAATAAATATCATTCGCAAGCAAGAAAAAATTGTGGGATATTTGATTAAGTAATTTTTTAAGGAGTTCAACGAGGGCGATCGCTGTTTGATGTGGGGAAAAGGCGATTTATGCAACACTAGCCATAAGCCTAACTGATGGTCTATCCGCACGAGTCGGCAAACGGAAATAACTCATCGGCAAAGTGACAACTGAAACTGTATTACCCAGCATATCGAAAAACTCAACACTATAACCAGTTTCCAATCCAATGACATCATGCCGTTCTACCACCGTTCCAATATCCCCAGCATAAACACCCTCATCAGGTAGATTAGTTAATAGAATTACATCAGAATAAAGTGGAAAATTCATTGCAGCCTCCAAATATTGCTAATCGGGAACTAAAGTAATTAAGCGAGCAAAATCTGTACCTTTATCTATTTGCCATACCGTCTTAACAAATAACTGTTTATTTATCGGAGTCAGTAAATTTGCACTAATTTCATATCTCACACCATATGCAGTTTCTTTAACTACAATAGCATCTACCCCAAAATGAAATCCACGAATGTCGGCTTCTAACTGTTGCCAATTTTCTAGTGAATATCCAAACAGAATTAATAATTTAGCCTTTGTGCCACCGCGCTTATGCTCACTATTGAGTAGATATTCAGTTAGTTTCGACGGCTCAATGACTGCGTGATCACTATTCGGAATTTTCATGTATTTTAGCGTCTATCGCTTTATTTGAGCCTAGCATAATCAATGCGTACAATCGCTGTTTGTTTGATGTTGAGGTTTAGGTGATCGGGTTTGTGGGTGGTGAGTGGTGATCGCTGTTTAATTTGAGGAAAATAGGCGATCTCGTTTGTGGTTTGTTGAGGGGCGATCGCTGTTTTGCTTGTCTTGATGATTTTGATGATCGGGGTTTATGGATGATGAAACCCAGCAGATAAAAAAGGAGTTAGTTATATTTCAGCTCCGAAATAACCGCGAATATTGAGTTTCGTGGTTAGCACAAGCTAAACTAGTCCCCCATCCACACCATTCCAATTCATTATCTAAACGTTTTAATGCTAATTGAGAACTATTAAGGATATCAGAACTGAGCTTAAAAATAACTTGCTGACCAGTCGTTTGCCCAAATGGAACTGACCTTACCGCCGCACTAACTAAATTGGATAACCAACCATGAATATATCCAACGATTGTATTACTAACGTCAATTCCTAGGCTTGCCGCTACAATTCCAAAGGCGATCGCATAATTACAACCTTTACCTTGAGCGTTATCTTTTGCGGTTGGTAAAAGATCGCTGATTGATCTACGGATAGCTAATTGATCGTTTTGACTATCTGGAAGTTGCCACCATAGCTTCATTAAGGATTGTCCCATTTGCCAACTGGCGAGACGGACTTCTTCAGTCTCTCTAGTTGCTGATAGCCAGTTATTCCAATAGTTTAACGCAGTTATATCGTTAGATATCATTGCTTGATGAGCTCGAAGTGCGATCGCTGCTTCGTTAGTAATAAATCCAAAGCGCATCTCTCTTTTTAACCAATCGCAGAGATCTGACTCAGTTTGAATAATGGCATTACTACAAAGATATTCAATGCCTTCGGAATAGCTGTAAGCACCAACTGGTAGAGCGGGGCTGGTGAGTTGTAGTAATCGCAATAATTGCCAAGAATCGGGATTAATGATCATGGTGATGATGGTAAGCCCCAGACTCAGGTTGAAAAGGTTGAGTTTCGTGAGTTACGGTAAGTCCCATTTGCAAAACCATATCTTCTAAAACTGAATCGGGAGTTAATCGCAGATAGGTCTCAGTAATTTCTAAAGAAATATGGCGATTACCTAAATGATAGGCGGCTCTCAAAAATTCTAGCGGATTCTTAGCGGTGACGGTAACTACTGGCTCAGGCTTAGCGACAACAATTGCGATCGCTTGATCTTGATCATCAGCAAGAATATCACCTTCTCTTAGAACGGTTCCTCTCTGAAGCTGTAAATTAATCTCTTCTCCTTCAACAGTTGTAAATCGATGGCGACTGCGAGTTCTATCTTCAGCAATAAGCGCAAGAGTTAAGAGAGAGTTCTGATCGACTAATTTTTTTGCTTCTGCCGATAAGCCTGATGACGATAAACGTTTTGTAACAATGTGCATTAGCTAAAATTACAGTAAAGTAGAGACGACGCTTTGCGTCATCTCTACTTTACCTCATATACAAGCAGGATAAATCCCAATGTCACCATTTCGCGTCGGAGTTGCTGGCCCCGTTGGTTCTGGAAAAACTGCCCTCGTTGATTCTCTCTGCAAATCTATGCGATCGCATTTCCAAATTGCGGTTGTCACCAATGATATTTATACCCAAGAGGATGCTCAGTTTTTAGTACGCAGTGAAGCTCTTTCACGCGATCGCATTGTGGGGGTGGAGACAGGTGGATGTCCCCATACTGCGATTCGGGAAGATGCCTCAATGAATTTGGCTGCGATCGAGCAGCTAGAACTTCGCTTCACCGATTTAGATTTATTATTTGTAGAGAGTGGCGGAGATAATCTTGCTTCTACCTTTAGCCCAGAATTGGTTGATTTAACGCTATACGTAATTGATGTTGCCGCAGGTGACAAAATTCCTCGCAAAGGGGGGCCAGGAATTACTAAATCTGATTTATTGGTAATTAATAAAATCGATCTTGCCCCCTATGTTGGCGCAGATCT
This window of the Pseudanabaena sp. BC1403 genome carries:
- a CDS encoding DUF6883 domain-containing protein, with translation MKIPNSDHAVIEPSKLTEYLLNSEHKRGGTKAKLLILFGYSLENWQQLEADIRGFHFGVDAIVVKETAYGVRYEISANLLTPINKQLFVKTVWQIDKGTDFARLITLVPD
- the ureE gene encoding urease accessory protein UreE, with protein sequence MHIVTKRLSSSGLSAEAKKLVDQNSLLTLALIAEDRTRSRHRFTTVEGEEINLQLQRGTVLREGDILADDQDQAIAIVVAKPEPVVTVTAKNPLEFLRAAYHLGNRHISLEITETYLRLTPDSVLEDMVLQMGLTVTHETQPFQPESGAYHHHHDH
- a CDS encoding urease accessory protein UreF; protein product: MIINPDSWQLLRLLQLTSPALPVGAYSYSEGIEYLCSNAIIQTESDLCDWLKREMRFGFITNEAAIALRAHQAMISNDITALNYWNNWLSATRETEEVRLASWQMGQSLMKLWWQLPDSQNDQLAIRRSISDLLPTAKDNAQGKGCNYAIAFGIVAASLGIDVSNTIVGYIHGWLSNLVSAAVRSVPFGQTTGQQVIFKLSSDILNSSQLALKRLDNELEWCGWGTSLACANHETQYSRLFRS
- a CDS encoding DUF4926 domain-containing protein, which encodes MNFPLYSDVILLTNLPDEGVYAGDIGTVVERHDVIGLETGYSVEFFDMLGNTVSVVTLPMSYFRLPTRADRPSVRLMASVA
- a CDS encoding RloB family protein — encoded protein: MAKRSRTEARVQSYSERTVDTRGILPSFLIICEGKKTEPNYFKAFRIPDLSVEQLDVIGLGDNTLSLVERAKERKEQSNYNYVWCVFDRDSFPSGQFNASITSAYNNDIHVAYSNEAFELWYLLHFHFYNTGISRQDYKSKLTKLLKHRYEKNSTTIYEELKENQHSAIKNANTLLVQYDPNRPEKDNPSTTVHLLVQCLNALVECIQKGRKSGDIELLRECLNKYHSQARKNCGIFD
- the ureG gene encoding urease accessory protein UreG: MSPFRVGVAGPVGSGKTALVDSLCKSMRSHFQIAVVTNDIYTQEDAQFLVRSEALSRDRIVGVETGGCPHTAIREDASMNLAAIEQLELRFTDLDLLFVESGGDNLASTFSPELVDLTLYVIDVAAGDKIPRKGGPGITKSDLLVINKIDLAPYVGADLDVMDRDARKMRGDKPFVFSNLKTQIGLVTITEFIIGRM
- a CDS encoding ATP/GTP-binding protein, which encodes MLIEFNVENYRSFRNEANFSMVAAKIVSKDKKLDQENIIAVDSKLSLLKSAVIYGANASGKSNLHAALSFMRWFILSSSKESQEGESIRSEPFRLSTETEKQPSVFEVIFILNKRKYRYGFEVTSQEVVSEWLFDTPTTKERKLFVRENKQIDVKAPFREGTGLEIRTRDNALFLSVVSQWNGKIAKEILRWFQSLSIVDPDDDFQNRKYTVKCFEDGLYKDEIVELIKKLDLGINDIEIETLEPDLSQFSKGMQERLTEIQLGYLRRTSITTFHWKYDQSGDKNYELFDLDTHESEGTKRLFALAGLLIDTLKKGRILFFDEFDSSIHPLITCAIIDLFNSSETNPNNAQIVFITHDTNLLSHKMFRRDQIWFAEKDEKGSTHLYSLAEYKIPIEEDSKKETFKKVRNDASFEDNYIHGKYGAIPFIGNLQSLLGNSNG